In Homo sapiens chromosome 11, GRCh38.p14 Primary Assembly, one DNA window encodes the following:
- the CARNS1 gene encoding carnosine synthase 1 isoform 2 (isoform 2 is encoded by transcript variant 4), whose translation MLLCLSPAWLMKVPAPGQPGEAALLVSKAVSFHPGGLTFLDDFVPPRRATYFLAGLGLGPGRGREAAELARDLTCPTGASAELARLLEDRLLTRQLLAQQGGVAVPATLAFTYKPPGLLRGGDASLGLRLVELSGKEGQETLVKEEVEAFLRSEALGDILQVAVKLSGWRWRGRQAWRLHPRAELGAVVDTVLALLEKLEEEESVLVEAVYPPAQLPCSDGPSPGPGLAVRICAVVCRTQGDRPLLSKVVCGVGRGDRPLRHHNSLPRTLEVALAQCGLGEEAQVAAVRQRVKAAAEAALAAVLALEAGLSAEQRGGRRAHTDFLGVDFALTAAGGVLTPVALELNGGLCLEACGALEGLWAAPRLGPAADEAVAAPLVETMLRRSARCLMEGKQLLVVGAGGVSKKFVWEAARDYGLQLHLVESDPNHFASQLVQTFIHFDMTEHRRDEENARLLAELVRARGLKLDGCFSYWDDCLVLTALLCQELGLPCSSPAAMRLAKQKSLTQLHLLHHHGPPWPAPSLHAVPCCPLESEADVERAVHQVPLPGVMKLEFGAGAVGVRLVEDAPQCHEHFSRITRDLQGEADHPGIGLGWGNAMLLMEFVEGTEHDVDLVLFGGRLLAAFVSDNGPTRLPGFTETAACMPTGLAPEQEAQMVQAAFRCCLGCGLLDGVFNVELKLTGAGPRLIEINPRMGGFYLRDWILELYGVDLLLAAVMVACGLRPALPTRPRARGHLVGVMCLVSQHLQALSSTASRETLQALHDRGLLRLNLLEEALVPGEYEEPYCSVACAGPSPTEARLRLLGLCQGLGIDGPSYPVAHFLSHFK comes from the exons ATGCTCCTTTGCCTGTCCCCTGCTTGGCTGATGAAGGTGCCAGCACCCGGGCAGCCGGGTGAGGCAGCCCTGCTAGTCTCCAAGGCTGTGAGCTTCCACCCTGGGGGCCTGACATTCCTGGATGACTTTGTCCCCCCGCGCCGTGCCACCTACTTTTTGGCAGGCCTGGGCCTGGGGCCTGGCCGGGGCCGAGAGGCAGCAGAACTCGCCCGTGACCTGACCTGCCCCACAGGAGCTTCGGCTGAGCTGGCCCGGCTGCTGGAGGACCGGCTGCTGACAAGGCAGTTGCTGGCCCAGCAGGGTGGTGTGGCTGTGCCAGCAACCCTGGCTTTCACCTACAAGCCGCCGGGGCTGCTGCGGGGAGGGGATGCCAGCCTAGGGCTACGGCTGGTGGAGCTGAGTGGCAAAGAGGGCCAGGAGACGCTGGTGAAAGAGGAAGTGGAGGCTTTTCTGCGCTCCGAGGCCCTGGGTGATATCCTGCAG GTAGCTGTGAAGCTCAGTGGCTGGCGCTGGCGGGGGCGGCAGGCATGGCGTCTGCACCCGCGGgcagagctgggtgcagtggtggacACAGTGCTGGCGCTGCTGgagaagctggaggaggaggagagtgtCCTGGTGGAGGCTGTGTACCCACCTGCCCAGCTGCCCTGCTCAG ATGGTCCTTCACCCGGCCCCGGCCTGGCCGTGCGAATCTGTGCTGTGGTGTGTCGGACACAGGGTGATAGGCCACTGCTGAGCAAG GTGGTGTGCGGCGTGGGCCGCGGGGACCGCCCTCTACGGCACCACAACTCCCTGCCGAGGACGCTGGAGGTGGCGCTGGCCCAGTGCGGCCTGGGCGAGGAGGCGCAGGTGGCGGCTGTGCGGCAGCGCGTCAAGGCGGCGGCCGAGGCCGCGCTGGCCGCCGTGCTGGCTCTGGAGGCCGGCCTGAGTGCCGAGCAGCGCGGCGGGCGCCGGGCGCACACGGACTTCCTGG GCGTGGATTTCGCGCTGACAGCGGCCGGCGGCGTGCTGACCCCAGTGGCCCTGGAGCTGAACGGCGGCCTGTGTCTGGAGGCGTGCGGCGCGCTGGAGGGGCTGTGGGCCGCGCCGCGGCTGGGGCCGGCGGCCGACGAGGCGGTGGCGGCGCCGCTGGTGGAGACCATGCTTCGGCGGTCGGCGCGCTGCCTCATGGAGGGAAAACAGCTGCTGGTGGTCGGCGCTGGCGGCGTCAGCAAGAAGTTCGTGTGGGAGGCGGCGCGCGACTACGGGCTCCAG CTGCACCTCGTGGAGTCAGACCCCAACCACTTTGCATCCCAGTTGGTACAGACCTTCATCCACTTTGACATGACAGAGCACCGGAGGGATGAGGAGAACGCACGGCTGCTGGCAGAGTTGGTGCGGGCTCGCGGCCTCAAGCTAGATGGCTGCTTCTCCTACTGGGATGACTGCCTGGTGCTCACAGCCCTGCTCTGCCAGGAGCTAGGTCTGCCCTGCAGCTCCCCAGCTGCCATGCGCCTGGCTAAGCAGAAGAGCCTCACCCAGCTGCACCTGTTGCACCACCATGGCCCACCCTGGCCTGCGCCCTCCCTCCATGCTGTGCCCTGCTGCCCACTGGAGAGTGAGGCTGATGTGGAGAGGGCCGTGCACCAGGTACCCCTGCCAGGTGTCATGAAGCTGGAGTTCGGGGCAGGTGCAGTGGGTGTCCGGCTGGTAGAGGATGCGCCACAGTGCCATGAGCACTTTTCCCGGATTACCCGAGACTTGCAGGGCGAGGCCGACCACCCAGGCattgggctgggctggggcaaTGCCATGCTGCTGATGGAGTTTGTGGAGGGCACCGAGCACGACGTGGACCTGGTGTTGTTTGGTGGGCGGTTGCTGGCTGCCTTTGTCTCCGACAATGGCCCTACGAGGCTGCCTGGCTTCACTGAGACGGCGGCCTGCATGCCCACCGGGCTGGCACCAGAGCAGGAGGCACAGATGGTTCAGGCAGCCTTCCGCTGTTGCCTGGGCTGCGGGTTGCTCGATGGAGTCTTCAACGTGGAGCTCAAGCTGACCGGGGCTGGGCCTCGGCTTATCGAGATCAACCCCCGCATGGGTGGCTTCTACCTGCGTGATTGGATCCTGGAGCTCTATGGTGTTGACCTGCTGCTGGCTGCTGTTATGGTGGCCTGTGGCTTGCGTCCTGCCCTGCCCACCCGCCCACGTGCTCGTGGCCATCTGGTGGGCGTCATGTGCCTTGTGTCCCAGCACCTGCAGGCCCTGAGTTCCACCGCCAGCCGTGAGACCCTGCAGGCCCTGCACGACCGTGGACTGCTACGCCTCAATCTGCTGGAGGAGGCCCTGGTGCCTGGCGAGTATGAGGAGCCCTACTGCAGTGTGGCCTGTGCCGGACCCAGCCCCACCGAGGCCCGTCTCCGCCTGCTGGGCCTCTGCCAGGGCCTGGGCATCGATGGGCCCAGCTACCCTGTTGCCCACTTCCTGTCTCACTTCAAATAG
- the CARNS1 gene encoding carnosine synthase 1 isoform 1 (isoform 1 is encoded by transcript variant 1) → MLSLDPSGPEWDCPLGSKDLEEEGPWGGGSGLPPTGCFPGSWRQDVGLDCKGSPEGAEARAWTVYYYSLLQSCLQQAGLPETQDRGQVPRTGCPGAEVTLCVLGSPSTFLPVLLEGGVQSPGNMLLCLSPAWLMKVPAPGQPGEAALLVSKAVSFHPGGLTFLDDFVPPRRATYFLAGLGLGPGRGREAAELARDLTCPTGASAELARLLEDRLLTRQLLAQQGGVAVPATLAFTYKPPGLLRGGDASLGLRLVELSGKEGQETLVKEEVEAFLRSEALGDILQVAVKLSGWRWRGRQAWRLHPRAELGAVVDTVLALLEKLEEEESVLVEAVYPPAQLPCSDGPSPGPGLAVRICAVVCRTQGDRPLLSKVVCGVGRGDRPLRHHNSLPRTLEVALAQCGLGEEAQVAAVRQRVKAAAEAALAAVLALEAGLSAEQRGGRRAHTDFLGVDFALTAAGGVLTPVALELNGGLCLEACGALEGLWAAPRLGPAADEAVAAPLVETMLRRSARCLMEGKQLLVVGAGGVSKKFVWEAARDYGLQLHLVESDPNHFASQLVQTFIHFDMTEHRRDEENARLLAELVRARGLKLDGCFSYWDDCLVLTALLCQELGLPCSSPAAMRLAKQKSLTQLHLLHHHGPPWPAPSLHAVPCCPLESEADVERAVHQVPLPGVMKLEFGAGAVGVRLVEDAPQCHEHFSRITRDLQGEADHPGIGLGWGNAMLLMEFVEGTEHDVDLVLFGGRLLAAFVSDNGPTRLPGFTETAACMPTGLAPEQEAQMVQAAFRCCLGCGLLDGVFNVELKLTGAGPRLIEINPRMGGFYLRDWILELYGVDLLLAAVMVACGLRPALPTRPRARGHLVGVMCLVSQHLQALSSTASRETLQALHDRGLLRLNLLEEALVPGEYEEPYCSVACAGPSPTEARLRLLGLCQGLGIDGPSYPVAHFLSHFK, encoded by the exons ATG CTCTCCCTGGATCCATCGGGTCCCGAGTGGGATTGCCCACTGGGCTCCAAGGACCTGGAGGAAGAGGGCCCCTGGGGAGGGGGCTCTGGCCTGCCGCCCACAGGCTGCTTCCCTGGCTCCTGGCGCCAGGACGTGGGCCTGGACTGCAAGGGATCCCCCGAGGGGGCCGAGGCCCGGGCTTGGACTGTCTACTACTACAGCCTCCTGCAGAGCTGTCTGCAGCAAGCTGGCCTTCCGGAGACTCAGGACCGCGGCCAGGTGCCCCGCACAG GCTGTCCTGGGGCGGAGGTGACCTTGTGCGTTCTGGGCTCCCCCAGCACCTTTCTGCCTGTGCTGCTGGAGGGTGGGGTCCAGAGCCCGG GAAACATGCTCCTTTGCCTGTCCCCTGCTTGGCTGATGAAGGTGCCAGCACCCGGGCAGCCGGGTGAGGCAGCCCTGCTAGTCTCCAAGGCTGTGAGCTTCCACCCTGGGGGCCTGACATTCCTGGATGACTTTGTCCCCCCGCGCCGTGCCACCTACTTTTTGGCAGGCCTGGGCCTGGGGCCTGGCCGGGGCCGAGAGGCAGCAGAACTCGCCCGTGACCTGACCTGCCCCACAGGAGCTTCGGCTGAGCTGGCCCGGCTGCTGGAGGACCGGCTGCTGACAAGGCAGTTGCTGGCCCAGCAGGGTGGTGTGGCTGTGCCAGCAACCCTGGCTTTCACCTACAAGCCGCCGGGGCTGCTGCGGGGAGGGGATGCCAGCCTAGGGCTACGGCTGGTGGAGCTGAGTGGCAAAGAGGGCCAGGAGACGCTGGTGAAAGAGGAAGTGGAGGCTTTTCTGCGCTCCGAGGCCCTGGGTGATATCCTGCAG GTAGCTGTGAAGCTCAGTGGCTGGCGCTGGCGGGGGCGGCAGGCATGGCGTCTGCACCCGCGGgcagagctgggtgcagtggtggacACAGTGCTGGCGCTGCTGgagaagctggaggaggaggagagtgtCCTGGTGGAGGCTGTGTACCCACCTGCCCAGCTGCCCTGCTCAG ATGGTCCTTCACCCGGCCCCGGCCTGGCCGTGCGAATCTGTGCTGTGGTGTGTCGGACACAGGGTGATAGGCCACTGCTGAGCAAG GTGGTGTGCGGCGTGGGCCGCGGGGACCGCCCTCTACGGCACCACAACTCCCTGCCGAGGACGCTGGAGGTGGCGCTGGCCCAGTGCGGCCTGGGCGAGGAGGCGCAGGTGGCGGCTGTGCGGCAGCGCGTCAAGGCGGCGGCCGAGGCCGCGCTGGCCGCCGTGCTGGCTCTGGAGGCCGGCCTGAGTGCCGAGCAGCGCGGCGGGCGCCGGGCGCACACGGACTTCCTGG GCGTGGATTTCGCGCTGACAGCGGCCGGCGGCGTGCTGACCCCAGTGGCCCTGGAGCTGAACGGCGGCCTGTGTCTGGAGGCGTGCGGCGCGCTGGAGGGGCTGTGGGCCGCGCCGCGGCTGGGGCCGGCGGCCGACGAGGCGGTGGCGGCGCCGCTGGTGGAGACCATGCTTCGGCGGTCGGCGCGCTGCCTCATGGAGGGAAAACAGCTGCTGGTGGTCGGCGCTGGCGGCGTCAGCAAGAAGTTCGTGTGGGAGGCGGCGCGCGACTACGGGCTCCAG CTGCACCTCGTGGAGTCAGACCCCAACCACTTTGCATCCCAGTTGGTACAGACCTTCATCCACTTTGACATGACAGAGCACCGGAGGGATGAGGAGAACGCACGGCTGCTGGCAGAGTTGGTGCGGGCTCGCGGCCTCAAGCTAGATGGCTGCTTCTCCTACTGGGATGACTGCCTGGTGCTCACAGCCCTGCTCTGCCAGGAGCTAGGTCTGCCCTGCAGCTCCCCAGCTGCCATGCGCCTGGCTAAGCAGAAGAGCCTCACCCAGCTGCACCTGTTGCACCACCATGGCCCACCCTGGCCTGCGCCCTCCCTCCATGCTGTGCCCTGCTGCCCACTGGAGAGTGAGGCTGATGTGGAGAGGGCCGTGCACCAGGTACCCCTGCCAGGTGTCATGAAGCTGGAGTTCGGGGCAGGTGCAGTGGGTGTCCGGCTGGTAGAGGATGCGCCACAGTGCCATGAGCACTTTTCCCGGATTACCCGAGACTTGCAGGGCGAGGCCGACCACCCAGGCattgggctgggctggggcaaTGCCATGCTGCTGATGGAGTTTGTGGAGGGCACCGAGCACGACGTGGACCTGGTGTTGTTTGGTGGGCGGTTGCTGGCTGCCTTTGTCTCCGACAATGGCCCTACGAGGCTGCCTGGCTTCACTGAGACGGCGGCCTGCATGCCCACCGGGCTGGCACCAGAGCAGGAGGCACAGATGGTTCAGGCAGCCTTCCGCTGTTGCCTGGGCTGCGGGTTGCTCGATGGAGTCTTCAACGTGGAGCTCAAGCTGACCGGGGCTGGGCCTCGGCTTATCGAGATCAACCCCCGCATGGGTGGCTTCTACCTGCGTGATTGGATCCTGGAGCTCTATGGTGTTGACCTGCTGCTGGCTGCTGTTATGGTGGCCTGTGGCTTGCGTCCTGCCCTGCCCACCCGCCCACGTGCTCGTGGCCATCTGGTGGGCGTCATGTGCCTTGTGTCCCAGCACCTGCAGGCCCTGAGTTCCACCGCCAGCCGTGAGACCCTGCAGGCCCTGCACGACCGTGGACTGCTACGCCTCAATCTGCTGGAGGAGGCCCTGGTGCCTGGCGAGTATGAGGAGCCCTACTGCAGTGTGGCCTGTGCCGGACCCAGCCCCACCGAGGCCCGTCTCCGCCTGCTGGGCCTCTGCCAGGGCCTGGGCATCGATGGGCCCAGCTACCCTGTTGCCCACTTCCTGTCTCACTTCAAATAG
- the CARNS1 gene encoding carnosine synthase 1 isoform 3 (isoform 3 is encoded by transcript variant 3), whose protein sequence is MLSLDPSGPEWDCPLGSKDLEEEGPWGGGSGLPPTGCFPGSWRQDVGLDCKGSPEGAEARAWTVYYYSLLQSCLQQAGLPETQDRGQVPRTGNMLLCLSPAWLMKVPAPGQPGEAALLVSKAVSFHPGGLTFLDDFVPPRRATYFLAGLGLGPGRGREAAELARDLTCPTGASAELARLLEDRLLTRQLLAQQGGVAVPATLAFTYKPPGLLRGGDASLGLRLVELSGKEGQETLVKEEVEAFLRSEALGDILQVAVKLSGWRWRGRQAWRLHPRAELGAVVDTVLALLEKLEEEESVLVEAVYPPAQLPCSDGPSPGPGLAVRICAVVCRTQGDRPLLSKVVCGVGRGDRPLRHHNSLPRTLEVALAQCGLGEEAQVAAVRQRVKAAAEAALAAVLALEAGLSAEQRGGRRAHTDFLGVDFALTAAGGVLTPVALELNGGLCLEACGALEGLWAAPRLGPAADEAVAAPLVETMLRRSARCLMEGKQLLVVGAGGVSKKFVWEAARDYGLQLHLVESDPNHFASQLVQTFIHFDMTEHRRDEENARLLAELVRARGLKLDGCFSYWDDCLVLTALLCQELGLPCSSPAAMRLAKQKSLTQLHLLHHHGPPWPAPSLHAVPCCPLESEADVERAVHQVPLPGVMKLEFGAGAVGVRLVEDAPQCHEHFSRITRDLQGEADHPGIGLGWGNAMLLMEFVEGTEHDVDLVLFGGRLLAAFVSDNGPTRLPGFTETAACMPTGLAPEQEAQMVQAAFRCCLGCGLLDGVFNVELKLTGAGPRLIEINPRMGGFYLRDWILELYGVDLLLAAVMVACGLRPALPTRPRARGHLVGVMCLVSQHLQALSSTASRETLQALHDRGLLRLNLLEEALVPGEYEEPYCSVACAGPSPTEARLRLLGLCQGLGIDGPSYPVAHFLSHFK, encoded by the exons ATG CTCTCCCTGGATCCATCGGGTCCCGAGTGGGATTGCCCACTGGGCTCCAAGGACCTGGAGGAAGAGGGCCCCTGGGGAGGGGGCTCTGGCCTGCCGCCCACAGGCTGCTTCCCTGGCTCCTGGCGCCAGGACGTGGGCCTGGACTGCAAGGGATCCCCCGAGGGGGCCGAGGCCCGGGCTTGGACTGTCTACTACTACAGCCTCCTGCAGAGCTGTCTGCAGCAAGCTGGCCTTCCGGAGACTCAGGACCGCGGCCAGGTGCCCCGCACAG GAAACATGCTCCTTTGCCTGTCCCCTGCTTGGCTGATGAAGGTGCCAGCACCCGGGCAGCCGGGTGAGGCAGCCCTGCTAGTCTCCAAGGCTGTGAGCTTCCACCCTGGGGGCCTGACATTCCTGGATGACTTTGTCCCCCCGCGCCGTGCCACCTACTTTTTGGCAGGCCTGGGCCTGGGGCCTGGCCGGGGCCGAGAGGCAGCAGAACTCGCCCGTGACCTGACCTGCCCCACAGGAGCTTCGGCTGAGCTGGCCCGGCTGCTGGAGGACCGGCTGCTGACAAGGCAGTTGCTGGCCCAGCAGGGTGGTGTGGCTGTGCCAGCAACCCTGGCTTTCACCTACAAGCCGCCGGGGCTGCTGCGGGGAGGGGATGCCAGCCTAGGGCTACGGCTGGTGGAGCTGAGTGGCAAAGAGGGCCAGGAGACGCTGGTGAAAGAGGAAGTGGAGGCTTTTCTGCGCTCCGAGGCCCTGGGTGATATCCTGCAG GTAGCTGTGAAGCTCAGTGGCTGGCGCTGGCGGGGGCGGCAGGCATGGCGTCTGCACCCGCGGgcagagctgggtgcagtggtggacACAGTGCTGGCGCTGCTGgagaagctggaggaggaggagagtgtCCTGGTGGAGGCTGTGTACCCACCTGCCCAGCTGCCCTGCTCAG ATGGTCCTTCACCCGGCCCCGGCCTGGCCGTGCGAATCTGTGCTGTGGTGTGTCGGACACAGGGTGATAGGCCACTGCTGAGCAAG GTGGTGTGCGGCGTGGGCCGCGGGGACCGCCCTCTACGGCACCACAACTCCCTGCCGAGGACGCTGGAGGTGGCGCTGGCCCAGTGCGGCCTGGGCGAGGAGGCGCAGGTGGCGGCTGTGCGGCAGCGCGTCAAGGCGGCGGCCGAGGCCGCGCTGGCCGCCGTGCTGGCTCTGGAGGCCGGCCTGAGTGCCGAGCAGCGCGGCGGGCGCCGGGCGCACACGGACTTCCTGG GCGTGGATTTCGCGCTGACAGCGGCCGGCGGCGTGCTGACCCCAGTGGCCCTGGAGCTGAACGGCGGCCTGTGTCTGGAGGCGTGCGGCGCGCTGGAGGGGCTGTGGGCCGCGCCGCGGCTGGGGCCGGCGGCCGACGAGGCGGTGGCGGCGCCGCTGGTGGAGACCATGCTTCGGCGGTCGGCGCGCTGCCTCATGGAGGGAAAACAGCTGCTGGTGGTCGGCGCTGGCGGCGTCAGCAAGAAGTTCGTGTGGGAGGCGGCGCGCGACTACGGGCTCCAG CTGCACCTCGTGGAGTCAGACCCCAACCACTTTGCATCCCAGTTGGTACAGACCTTCATCCACTTTGACATGACAGAGCACCGGAGGGATGAGGAGAACGCACGGCTGCTGGCAGAGTTGGTGCGGGCTCGCGGCCTCAAGCTAGATGGCTGCTTCTCCTACTGGGATGACTGCCTGGTGCTCACAGCCCTGCTCTGCCAGGAGCTAGGTCTGCCCTGCAGCTCCCCAGCTGCCATGCGCCTGGCTAAGCAGAAGAGCCTCACCCAGCTGCACCTGTTGCACCACCATGGCCCACCCTGGCCTGCGCCCTCCCTCCATGCTGTGCCCTGCTGCCCACTGGAGAGTGAGGCTGATGTGGAGAGGGCCGTGCACCAGGTACCCCTGCCAGGTGTCATGAAGCTGGAGTTCGGGGCAGGTGCAGTGGGTGTCCGGCTGGTAGAGGATGCGCCACAGTGCCATGAGCACTTTTCCCGGATTACCCGAGACTTGCAGGGCGAGGCCGACCACCCAGGCattgggctgggctggggcaaTGCCATGCTGCTGATGGAGTTTGTGGAGGGCACCGAGCACGACGTGGACCTGGTGTTGTTTGGTGGGCGGTTGCTGGCTGCCTTTGTCTCCGACAATGGCCCTACGAGGCTGCCTGGCTTCACTGAGACGGCGGCCTGCATGCCCACCGGGCTGGCACCAGAGCAGGAGGCACAGATGGTTCAGGCAGCCTTCCGCTGTTGCCTGGGCTGCGGGTTGCTCGATGGAGTCTTCAACGTGGAGCTCAAGCTGACCGGGGCTGGGCCTCGGCTTATCGAGATCAACCCCCGCATGGGTGGCTTCTACCTGCGTGATTGGATCCTGGAGCTCTATGGTGTTGACCTGCTGCTGGCTGCTGTTATGGTGGCCTGTGGCTTGCGTCCTGCCCTGCCCACCCGCCCACGTGCTCGTGGCCATCTGGTGGGCGTCATGTGCCTTGTGTCCCAGCACCTGCAGGCCCTGAGTTCCACCGCCAGCCGTGAGACCCTGCAGGCCCTGCACGACCGTGGACTGCTACGCCTCAATCTGCTGGAGGAGGCCCTGGTGCCTGGCGAGTATGAGGAGCCCTACTGCAGTGTGGCCTGTGCCGGACCCAGCCCCACCGAGGCCCGTCTCCGCCTGCTGGGCCTCTGCCAGGGCCTGGGCATCGATGGGCCCAGCTACCCTGTTGCCCACTTCCTGTCTCACTTCAAATAG